CAGAAGCTCTTCCTCGTGCGAGAACGAGATCTTCAGGTCGTCGCGGTCTTTCAGGTGGGCTTCGATCTGGTCGCCGAGGTGATGCAGGTTGACCACGGCCTGCTCGACGCCGACCGCGTGCAGCCGGTCCAGCACCCGGTCCAGCATGCTCCGCCCCTGTACCTGGATGAGCGGCTTCGGCGTCTTGTCGGTCAGCGGGCGCATGCGCAGGCCGAGTCCCGCCGCGAGCACCATGGCCTGCCGGGGCATACCCACGGCCGGGCTCACGCCGGGGCCTCGCCGTCGGGCACCTCGCGGCGGTCCGCCGGGATGAAGCGGTCGAACCAGTCCCTGACCGGGGCGAGCGCGGGATGGGCCAGGTCGCCCTCCAGCAGGCGCCAGGTCCGGGGAATGTGCTTCAGGTAGTGCGGCTTGCCGTCGCGCCGGCTGAGGCGGGTGAAGATCCCGATGATCTTGGCGTTGCGCTGGGCCCCGAGCACTGCGTAGGACGCGCGGAAGGCGTCCGCATCGAGGTCGCCGCGTTGCTTCAGGTAGCGTGCCGTCATATCTCGCGCCAAGTCCTGGGAAACGTCGCGGCGCACGTCTTCCAGCAGGGACACCAGGTCGTAGGTGACGGGCCCCAGCACCGCGTCCTGGAAGTCGAGCAGGCCGCAGGCCTGCAGGCCCTTGCGGCCCTTCACCACCATCAGATTGTCCACGTGATAGTCGCGCAGGACAAGGGTCTCGGGCACGGCGCGGGCGACCGGCAGAACGCGCCGCCAGGCGGCGATGTAGGCCTCGCGCGCCTCAGGGCCGGGTGGCCGGCCCAGCGCCGGCAGATACCAGTCCGTCAGCAGCAGGGCTTCCTCGAGCAGTCGCCGGTCGTCGTAGGGTGGCAGCGCCGCCGCCGCGGAGGGCTGGAAGCGCCGGTGCAGGTCGATCAGCAGGTCGACCGCCAGGCGGTAGAGCGGCCGCTCCGCCGCGCCCTCGGCGAGCGCCCGGGTGAAGGTCCGGTCACCCAGATCCTCCAGCAGCATCAGGCCGGCGGCCTCGTCGACCTTGAGGGCGCGCGGCGCAGAGAAGCCCAGGTCGCAGAGCAGCATTTGCACGCGGTGGAAGGCGCGCACGTTCTCCATCGGCGGCGGCGCGTCCATCAGCACCGCGGTTTCGCCGTCGTGGCTCAGCCTGAAGTAGCGGCGGAAGGAGGCGTCGGCTGCTAGGGGCCGCGGCGCCTGGCCGCGCCAGCCGGTGTCGGCGAGGAAGGCCGCAATCAGCGCGGCCCGTTCGTCCGGCCCCTTCATGGTCGCGCTATCCTTCGTTCCAATCGGCCAGGCGCTCGCGCCAGGCGCCGAAGCCGGTGATCGTCGCGTGCCGGCCGTCGCCGCCCTCGGCGAAGCGCAGTGAAACCTCCAGGCGCTCGTCGGGCAGCAGCGCGCCGAGGCGGCCGGGCCACTCGATCAGGCTGATGGCGCCGGCCAGCGCTTCCTCGAAGCCCAACTCATAGACCTCCTCGGGCCGCTCGAGGCGGTAGAGATCGAAGTGCCAGACCGGCGCCGGCGCGCGGTCGTAGATCTGGACCAGGGTGAAGGTCGGGCTCGGGATCTCTTCGTTGTCCGGCGCGCCGCCCTGGGCGATCAGGGCCCTGATGAAGGCGCGGGCGAGGCTCGTCTTGCCGGCGCCCAGGGCGCCTTCCAGCGCGATCACGTCGCCCGGCCTGGCCAGGGCGGCCAGCCTCCGGCCCAGCGCCTCGGTCGCCGGAAGATCCGGCAGATCGTGCTCGAAGACGGCCCCCTCGTCGGTGGCCTCGGCGGATGATGCGGGCATGACGGCCACCTTTTAGCGGCCCGACCCCGACCTTGCCAAGGCTCCTGGCCGTGGCCATTTTGGGCTGAAAGTCCCGTTCCATCAGCGAGTTCCCCCATGGCCCAACAAGTCCAGGAAACCGATGTCGCCGTCATTGGCGCCGGGCCGGTCGGGCTCTTCGCCGTGTTCGAGCTCGGCATGCTGCAGATCCGCTGCCACGTGATCGATGCGCTCGATGCGGTCGGCGGCCAGTGCCGGGCGCTCTATCCCGAGAAGCCGATCTACGACATCCCGGGGCAGCCGGTCATCATGGCCGGCGATCTGGTCGAGCGCCTGGAACGCCAGGCCGCGCCCTTCGCACCGGTCTATCACCTCGGCCAGACCGTCACCGGGCTGACCCGC
This genomic interval from Kiloniellales bacterium contains the following:
- a CDS encoding phosphotransferase, with protein sequence MKGPDERAALIAAFLADTGWRGQAPRPLAADASFRRYFRLSHDGETAVLMDAPPPMENVRAFHRVQMLLCDLGFSAPRALKVDEAAGLMLLEDLGDRTFTRALAEGAAERPLYRLAVDLLIDLHRRFQPSAAAALPPYDDRRLLEEALLLTDWYLPALGRPPGPEAREAYIAAWRRVLPVARAVPETLVLRDYHVDNLMVVKGRKGLQACGLLDFQDAVLGPVTYDLVSLLEDVRRDVSQDLARDMTARYLKQRGDLDADAFRASYAVLGAQRNAKIIGIFTRLSRRDGKPHYLKHIPRTWRLLEGDLAHPALAPVRDWFDRFIPADRREVPDGEAPA
- the tsaE gene encoding tRNA (adenosine(37)-N6)-threonylcarbamoyltransferase complex ATPase subunit type 1 TsaE — translated: MPASSAEATDEGAVFEHDLPDLPATEALGRRLAALARPGDVIALEGALGAGKTSLARAFIRALIAQGGAPDNEEIPSPTFTLVQIYDRAPAPVWHFDLYRLERPEEVYELGFEEALAGAISLIEWPGRLGALLPDERLEVSLRFAEGGDGRHATITGFGAWRERLADWNEG